One window of the Populus nigra chromosome 4, ddPopNigr1.1, whole genome shotgun sequence genome contains the following:
- the LOC133690887 gene encoding transketolase, chloroplastic, which translates to MASTSSLTLSQALLARAVSHNAIDHLRDSRLSLVSLPAFSGLKSTTCTATRATSTTSRRGRRVSSRQVRAAAVETLDATTDTSLVEKSVNTIRFLAIDAVEKANSGHPGLPMGCAPMGHILYDEVMRYNPKNPYWFNRDRFVLSAGHGCMLQYALLHLAGYDSVKEEDLKSFRQWGSRTPGHPENFETPGVEVTTGPLGQGIANAVGLALAEKHLAARYNKPDNEIVDHYTYVILGDGCQMEGISNEACSLAAHWGLGKLIAFYDDNHISIDGDTEIAFTEDVDKRFEGLGWHVIWVKNGNTGYDEIRSAIKEAKAVKDKPTLIKVTTTIGYGSPNKANSYSVHGSALGAKEVDATRQNLGWPYEPFHVPEDVKQHWSRHTPAGAAFEAEWNAKFAEYEKKYSEEAAELKSIANGELPAGWEKALPTYTPESPADATRNLSQQNLNALAKVLPGLLGGSADLASSNMTLLKMFGDFQKDTPEERNVRFGVREHGMGAICNGIALHCPGLIPYCATFFVFTDYMRAAIRISALCEAGVIYVMTHDSIGLGEDGPTHQPIEHLASFRAMPNILMLRPADGNETAGAYKVAVLNRKRPSILALSRQKLPQLPGTSIEGVEKGGYIISDNSSSNKPDVILIGTGSELEIAAKAAEELRKEGKAVRVVSFVSWELFDEQSDAYKESVLPAAVEARVSIEAGSTFGWEKIVGDKGKAIGIDRFGASAPAGKIYKEYGITTEAVIAAAKEVS; encoded by the exons ATGGCTTCCACTTCTTCTCTAACTCTCTCTCAAGCCCTTTTGGCTAGAGCCGTCTCTCACAATGCCATTGACCATCTCCGTGACAGCCGTCTTTCTCTTGTCTCCCTTCCTGCTTTCTCCGGCCTCAAATCCACCACCTGTACAGCCACACGCGCCACATCAACCACTAGCCGCCGCGGCCGCCGCGTGTCTTCCCGACAAGTAAGGGCGGCGGCAGTGGAGACACTGGATGCGACAACAGACACTTCATTGGTGGAGAAGTCGGTTAATACGATTAGATTTCTCGCTATTGATGCTGTTGAAAAGGCTAATTCAGGTCACCCTGGTTTGCCTATGGGGTGTGCTCCGATGGGTCATATCTTGTACGATGAGGTCATGAGGTACAATCCGAAGAACCCATATTGGTTCAATCGTGACCGGTTTGTTTTGTCTGCTGGCCATGGCTGTATGTTGCAATATGCTCTGCTTCACCTTGCTGGATATGATAGTGTCAAG GAAGAAGACTTAAAGAGTTTCCGTCAGTGGGGAAGCAGGACACCTGGACATCCTGAGAACTTTGAGACTCCCGGTGTTGAAGTCACAACTG GTCCTCTTGGACAGGGTATTGCCAATGCTGTTGGTTTGGCACTTGCAGAGAAGCACTTGGCTGCTCGCTACAACAAACCAGACAATGAGATTGTTGACCACTACAC ATATGTTATATTGGGAGATGGTTGTCAAATGGAGGGTATTTCAAACGAGGCTTGTTCATTGGCCGCACACTGGGGACTTGGAAAGCTGATTGCTTTCTATGATGACAACCATATCTCTATTGATGGTGACACTGAGATTGCATTCACTGAGGATGTTGACAAACGTTTTGAGGGTCTTGGGTGGCATGTTATCTGGGTGAAGAATGGAAACACTGGATATGATGAGATTCGTTCTGCCATTAAGGAGGCTAAGGCTGTGAAGGACAAACCCACTTTGATCAAG gTGACTACAACCATTGGTTATGGATCTCCAAACAAAGCAAACTCTTACAGTGTACATGGGAGTGCATTGGGTGCCAAGGAAGTTGATGCTACCAGGCAGAACCTTGGATGGCCATATGAGCCTTTCCATGTTCCAGAGGATGTTAAGCA GCACTGGAGCCGCCACACCCCAGCTGGTGCAGCTTTTGAAGCCGAATGGAATGCCAAGTTTGCCGAGTATGAGAAGAAGTACAGTGAAGAAGCTGCAGAGTTGAAGTCTATTGCCAATGGTGAATTGCCTGCTGGTTGGGAGAAAGCACTTCCT ACATATACTCCGGAGAGCCCAGCAGATGCCACCAGAAATCTATCTCAGCAAAACCTAAATGCACTTGCAAAAGTGCTCCCCGGTCTTCTTGGTGGCAGCGCAGATCTTGCCTCTTCCAACATGACCTTGTTAAAAATGTTTGGGGACTTCCAAAAGGACACCCCTGAGGAACGAAATGTCAGGTTTGGTGTTAGAGAGCATGGAATGGGAGCCATCTGCAATGGCATTGCACTTCACTGTCCTGGCTTGATCCCCTACTGTGCtactttctttgttttcacaGATTACATGAGAGCTGCTATAAGGATTTCTGCTTTGTGTGAGGCTGGAGTCATATATGTCATGACCCACGATTCCATTGGTCTTGGAGAGGATGGACCAACCCATCAACCAATTGAGCACTTGGCAAGCTTCCGTGCAATGCCCAACATTTTGATGCTCCGCCCAGCTGATGGAAATGAAACTGCTGGCGCATACAAGGTTGCTGTCCTCAACAGAAAGAGACCCTCTATCCTAGCCCTCTCCAGGCAAAAGCTACCCCAACTTCCTGGAACCTCCATTGAGGGAGTTGAAAAGGGTGGCTACATCATTTCAGATAACTCCTCTAGTAATAAGCCTGATGTTATCTTGATTGGTACTGGTTCAGAGCTGGAAATTGCTGCTAAAGCTGCCGAAGAACTTAGAAAGGAAGGCAAGGCTGTAAGAGTTGTTTCCTTTGTTTCATGGGAGCTTTTTGATGAGCAATCAGATGCCTACAAGGAAAGTGTTTTGCCAGCAGCTGTAGAAGCTAGGGTTAGCATCGAAGCTGGATCAACATTTGGATGGGAGAAGATTGTTGGAGACAAAGGAAAGGCTATTGGAATTGACCGGTTTGGAGCAAGTGCACCAGCAGGTAAAATATACAAGGAGTACGGTATTACTACAGAGGCTGTTATCGCAGCTGCCAAAGAAGTCAGCTAG
- the LOC133692041 gene encoding 3-phosphoshikimate 1-carboxyvinyltransferase 2-like, whose product MAQVSKISNGAQNTYTTIHLLKPQIPKSLSSISFRSQLIKGSSFGLKQCKKMGSCKLKVEPLKVLASVATAEKPSTVPEIVLQPIKDISGTVTLPGSKSLSNRILLLAALSEGTTVVDNLLNSDDVHYMLGALRTLGLHVEENKKLKQAIVEGCGGQFPVGKEANVDVELFLGNAGTAMRPLTAAVTAAGGNSSYILDGVPRMRERPIGDLVIGLQQLGADVSCSPTNCPPVRINANGGLPGGKVKLSGSISSQYLTALLMAAPLALGDVEIEIVDKLISVPYVEMTLKLMERYGVFVEHSDNWDRFFVQGGQKYKSPKNSFVEGDASSASYFLAGAAITGGTITVEGCGMDSLQGDVKFAEVLEKMGAKVTWTKNSVTVTGPPRDSSGQKHLRAVDVNMNKMPDVAMTLAVVALFADGPTAIRDVASWRVKETERMIAICTELRKLGATVEEGPDYCVITPPEKLNVTEIDTYDDHRMAMAFSLAACGEVQVTIKDPGCTRKTFPDYFEVLERYTKH is encoded by the exons ATGGCTCAAGTGAGCAAAATCAGCAATGGAGCACAAAACACCTACACAACAATCCATCTTTTAAAACCCCAGATACCCAAATCTTTGTCTTCAATTTCATTTAGATCACAGCTCATTAAAGGGTCTTCTTTTGGTTTGAAGCAATGTAAAAAAATGGGTAGTTGCAAGCTAAAGGTTGAACCTTTGAAGGTTTTAGCTTCAGTTGCTACAGCAGAGAAGCCATCAACTGTACCTGAGATCGTTTTGCAACCCATCAAAGATATTTCTGGTACTGTTACTTTACCGGGTTCCAAGTCTCTGTCAAATCGGATACTCCTTCTTGCTGCTCTCTCTGAG GGTACGACTGTTGTTGACAATTTGTTGAATAGTGATGATGTTCATTACATGCTTGGCGCGCTAAGAACACTTGGCCTCCATGTGGAAGAGAATAAGAAACTCAAACAAGCAATTGTAGAAGGATGTGGTGGCCAGTTTCCTGTGGGAAAAGAAGCAAATGTTGATGTTGAACTTTTCCTTGGAAATGCTGGAACAGCAATGCGTCCATTGACAGCTGCTGTAACTGCTGCAGGTGGAAATTCAAG CTACATACTTGATGGGGTGCCCCGAATGAGGGAGAGACCAATTGGTGATTTGGTTATTGGTCTTCAGCAGCTTGGTGCAGATGTTTCTTGTTCTCCTACAAACTGCCCCCCTGTTCGCATAAATGCAAATGGGGGCCTTCCAGGGGGAAAG GTTAAACTCTCTGGATCTATAAGTAGTCAATACTTGACTGCTTTGCTCATGGCAGCTCCTTTAGCTCTTGGAGATGTGGAAATTGAGATCGTTGACAAATTGATTTCTGTTCCATATGTTGAGATGACTCTGAAGTTGATGGAGCGCTATGGAGTCTTTGTAGAACACAGTGATAACTGGGATCGTTTCTTTGTTCAAGGAGGTCAAAAATACAA GTCTCctaaaaattcttttgttgagGGCGATGCTTCAAGTGCCAGTTACTTCCTAGCTGGTGCAGCAATCACTGGTGGGACCATCACTGTCGAAGGTTGTGGGATGGATAGTTTGCAG GGAGATGTAAAGTTTGCAGAGGTTCTTGAGAAAATGGGAGCCAAAGTTACCTGGACAAAGAACAGTGTTACTGTCACTGGACCGCCACGAGATTCTTCTGGTCAGAAACACTTGCGTGCTGTCGATGTAAACATGAACAAAATGCCAGATGTTGCTATGACTCTGGCTGTTGTTGCGCTTTTCGCTGATGGTCCTACTGCCATAAGAGATG TGGCAAGTTGGAGAGTGAAAGAAACAGAACGGATGATTGCTATTTGCACAGAACTAAGGAAG TTGGGAGCAACAGTTGAAGAAGGACCAGATTACTGTGTGATCACTCCACCTGAGAAACTAAATGTGACAGAGATTGACACTTATGATGATCACAGGATGGCAATGGCATTCTCTCTTGCTGCTTGTGGAGAAGTCCAAGTCACCATCAAGGACCCTGGTTGCACTCGAAAAACTTTCCCAGACTACTTTGAGGTTCTTGAGAGGTACACAAAGCATTGA